Part of the uncultured Anaeromusa sp. genome is shown below.
CAGGCGGGACAAAAATTAATCGAACAAATGGAACTGGAGATGGCGGATATCGCTGCAAAAGTGCAAAATATCCCGCAGGCACAGAAGAAAACGGTGGTTTTGATCTCCCATATGGCGTCCTACGGGGGCAAAGGCAGCTTGTTTGATAATATGTGCCGAGACGCAGGCGTCATTAACGGCGCTGCTGCGGTTGGCTTGGGGAAAAACGACGCATTAACAAAGGAAGCGATTGTGGCCGCCAATCCGGATGTCATTTTAGTTCCGACCTGGACGAAAGGAAAACTTGACGTAGATCAAGTGCGACAAGAGCTGCTCAATGATCCAGCGCTGCAAAGCGTGAAAGCCATTCGCGAAAAAAAGCTGGTTCAGGTGTCGGACGCCTATTTGTATTGCGCAGCCCAAGATATCACCAAAGGCATTCGCGGGATTGCCGCGGCGGCGTATCCGGAACGGTTTGAATAATTGCCTAAACGAAGAAATGATTCTCTTTGCTTAGAAGGGGCGGTATGAGAAGGGTGAAACAAAAACGAACGATAGTCTTGGCGATGCTGGGAGGACTGCTGGGGGCGGTCAGCCTTTTTTCCTTAGGCACAGGAACGGTGGAGGTTCCTGTGTCGGCCTTACTGGCTATGCTGGCAAAACAACTGGGCTTGTCAGGAACCGAGTTAGGCGCTTATACGCAAGAACAATGGGCGGTAATCTGGCATATTCGTCTGCCGCGCATTTTAGTAGGTATTTTAGTCGGCGCGGCTCTGGGCGTATCAGGAGGCGTGATGCAAGGCGTATTTAGCAATCCTTTAGCCGATCCCGGTATTATTGGGGTGTCTGCAGGCGCTTCTTTTGGCGCCGTAGTGGCTGTTTCTTTGGGGCTTACTGCGGCAAGCATGTATTATATGCCTATATTTGCTCTTGTCGGCGCGCTGGTCTCGGTGGCAGTTACGGTAAGCCTTGCCAGTAAAGACGGTAAGATTCCCGTAATGACGCTTCTTTTGGCGGGCGTGGCGGTGAGTATGTTCTTGGGGGCCATGACCTCGGGCATCCTCACCTTTATGAACGAATACCGGCTGAGGGAGTTCCTTTTTTGGATGGTAGGCGGCTTGGATTTTCGCCGCTGGGAGCATGTCTTTTTGGCGGCAGGGCCTGTCTTGGCCGGCATTACTGTATTGACTTTTTTAGCGCGCCATTTGAATGTGCTGGTCCTTGGCGAAGACGAGGCGAAGGCCGTAGGCATGCCGGTGGTCTTAATCCGGTTGATTCTGCTGTTTGTTGCTTCCTTGACAACCGCAGCAGCAGTATGCGTAAGCGGGTCTATCGGTTTTGTGGGCCTGGTGGTACCGCACATTATGCGCCTGCTCTTAGGGCCGGAACATCGCACCTTGCTGCCTGCGTGCGCTTTGGCGGGGGCCTTATTCCTCATTTCCTGTGATACGTTGGGACGCCTTGTGGCGGCGCCAGCGGAAATACGGGTCGGTATTGTTACCGCGCTGACAGGGGCGCCGTACTTTCTGTTTTTACTGCGTAAAGCGCAGAAAGGAGGCGGCTGGTCATGATGAAAGATGTTTTGGCGCTAGAGGCGGAAAACATTACCGTGAATCTGGGGGGGCGCAAAGTTTTATCCTCTTGTTCGCTGCGCGCAAAGCGCGGTGAGTTTATTGGCATTATCGGCCCGAATGGCGCAGGGAAAAGTACGCTTTTAAAGAGTGTGTTGGGATTTATTCCTAGGGAGCAAGGAGCGGTTGCCATGTTTGGCCAGCCTGTAAGCAGCCTAAGCGCCAAGGAAAAAGCCCGCCTAGCGGCGTATATGCAGCAAAGTGTGCAGCTGACCTTTGGCTTTACCGGACTTGACGTGGTAATGGCAGGACGCTATCCGCACTTGCGGTGGTGGCAGTCGGAAAGCAAAGAGGATCGCCGTATCGCCCTAGCGTGCATGGAGTTTACCGGGACGGCTTGCTTTAAAGATACGCCGGTGCATCAATTGTCAGGCGGCGAGCGGCAGCGGGTGCTTATGGCCAAAGTGTTGGCTCAAGAAGCGCCGCTGGTTTTGTTGGATGAACCTACGGCCAGTCTCGATTTGGTGTATCAAGAAGAGATTTTTCGTTATTGCCAGACATTGGGACAGCAAGGGAAAAGCGTGCTGATGGTGGTACATGACTTGCGTTTGGCGGCGAAATTTTGTTCGCGATTAGTACTTTTAAGGCAAGGCGAGATTTTGGCGGATGGCTTACCGGAAGAGGTGTTGACCTCTGGAAATCTGGAAAGTGCGTACGGCCTGCATTCGGCGGTATACTGGAATCAAGTGACTGGAAACTTAGATATTCATACGTATGTGTCCGAGTCGCAACAGGCATCACAGAAAAAAATTCATATTCTCGGCGGCGGCGGCGCAGCGGGAGAACTTATGCGAAAACTGCATGAATACGGCTATGTGGTGACTGCTGGAGTATTGCGGCAAGGAGATACCGACGCAGCGGTGGCGGATGCTTTTGGCATTCCTTATATTTCACTGCCTCCTTTTCACAAGATTTTTCCGGAAAACTGGGAAGAAAACAAGCGGAAAAGCAGTCAAGCGGACGTGGTGGTTTTGGCTAATATATGCTACGGCATGCAAAACATCAAAAACTTAGAAATTGCTTTGCACGCTCAAAATTTAATTGTTATTGAGGATACGCCTTTTTTTGAGCGTGACTTCACCGAAGGGGAAGCGTGGCAATTGTACCAAAAAGTGGTGCAGCATCCGCGCTCTCTAGTGGTGTCAACAGAACAGTTTTTAAAAATGGCGGAAGCGGATGAGTTGCTTTCCTTCTCTAGTAATATGGTAGGAGCAGGCGCATGAGCAGCTATGAATGTGCAGTGGAATTGCTAGACGTATCTAAGGAATATGATAAAAAGAAGGTAGTAAATGCGCTTTCCCTGTGCATTCCGGCGGGAAGAGTATTTGGGCTTCTGGGACCTAATGGAGCGGGAAAGACGACCGTTATGAAGATGATCGCAGGCCTAACGAAACCAACGGAAGGAGTTGTGCGAATTTTTGGACATGATCGTCTGCAAGATGCAGCGGCCATAAAACACTTAGTGGGACTTGTGCCGCAAGATAATAATCTGGAAAAAGAATTTACCGTGGAAGAAGCGCTGCTGGCCTATGGGCGGCTCTTCGGTCTTGATGGTGTTAAGGCCCACGTGGCGAAGACACTCCATGAATTTGGGTTAGAAGAAAAGCGTCATTTCCTAGTGGGGGTGTTGTCTGGAGGCTGGGCAAGACGAGTTCTGCTTGCAAGGGCCTTGTTGACGAAGCCAAAGCTGCTCTTGCTGGACGAGCCGACAGTTGGCCTGGACCCGGATGTACGGCAAGATTTGTGGGATCTTTTGGAAAATCTGGCCAGTCAGGGAACCAGTATGATTTTGACGACTCACTATATGGAAGAGGCGGAACGGCTTTGTGATGAGGTAGCTATGATGCGTAATGGGCGCATTGTGTTGCAGGAATCTACGCAGAAAATTCGCGAATGGGGCGCCTCTCAAGAAACCTCTGCGGAAAAAACGCTGGAATCTCTATTTATTAAGCTGGCGCGGGAAGGCGATGCCTAATGGGATGGTATGCGGTATATCAAAGGGAAATGCTGCTGCTTTGGAAAAAGATAGGACGTTGGGGTTATGTATTTTCGTCCGTTATTTTTCCGTTTATTTATCTATTTTCGTTTGGCTTGGGGATAGGGAGCCGCATGGATGTGGTCGGAGGATATCTGCCTTTTTTGGCCAAGGGCATTATGGGAGTAACGGTTATGCTCAACGCATTTCAGCAGACAGCCTCTTCCGTGAGTATTGGCCGCTTGTACTTGCGGACGTTTCATAGTGTGGTATTAAGTCCTGTCAAAGCTTGGCAAGTGATATTCGGACTGGTATTGTGCGGAGTGACCCGGGGAGTATTGCTTGGCGGTCTTGTTTTCTTGGTTGCATGGCTGGCTTTTGACGCAGGCGGGATTAATGCCTTAGCGGCAAGCGGTCTAATTGGCGGTTCTTTTTGTTTTGCTTCGATGGGGGTTGTAACAGGGCTTTTAGTGAAAAACCCTGATGATGTGTCTATGATCAATAATTTTTTTATTACGCCAATGACTTTTTTTGGAGGCTCCTTTTTTCCGTTGCAAAATTTACCGCCGTGGCTAGGAACGATAGCGGCAGTATCTCCCATGGGAACGCTTAATACCTTGCTCCGAGCCGGAAGCTGGCAAGGGGAAGCGGCAGGGGCTTTGGCAATGCTGCTGGTTTTAACGGCAGTGTTTTTTGTGTGGAGCACCTGGCTGTATCGGCGGTATAGCGAATGAAGTAATAGATTTTGAGCACTATGTGCGGTATTTGGAGGAGGAAGTATAATGTGGAAAAAGAAAGTCAGTTTTCTTGTGCTGTTATTGTTTTTAAGCACCTTTACGCTAGCCTGGGCGGAGGAGAACGGATCAGGAGAGGAAGCCGGTGCGGTAACGGCGGAACAAGCTAAAGAAAGCCCGGAAGCGATAAAGGAATACATAGAAAAAGGGAATGCTTATGTAAAAAGCGAGCAATGGCAGCTGGCCATAGAAGAATATGCGAAGGCTATCGCCGGGAATGAATCGAATGCCGAAGCCTATGAAGCAAGAGGATGCAGTTATATGGCGCTTAAGCAATATAAGGATGCTCTTATGGATTATGACAAGGCGCTGACTCTGGAGCCTGGAAGGTTGGAAGCTCGTTTTCGTAAAAGCGTATGCTGCTACTATACTGGCGACTATGAGTTGGGCTTGGGAGACTCCGAGCAGGTAATCGCCCTACAGCCGACGCAC
Proteins encoded:
- a CDS encoding iron ABC transporter permease — encoded protein: MRRVKQKRTIVLAMLGGLLGAVSLFSLGTGTVEVPVSALLAMLAKQLGLSGTELGAYTQEQWAVIWHIRLPRILVGILVGAALGVSGGVMQGVFSNPLADPGIIGVSAGASFGAVVAVSLGLTAASMYYMPIFALVGALVSVAVTVSLASKDGKIPVMTLLLAGVAVSMFLGAMTSGILTFMNEYRLREFLFWMVGGLDFRRWEHVFLAAGPVLAGITVLTFLARHLNVLVLGEDEAKAVGMPVVLIRLILLFVASLTTAAAVCVSGSIGFVGLVVPHIMRLLLGPEHRTLLPACALAGALFLISCDTLGRLVAAPAEIRVGIVTALTGAPYFLFLLRKAQKGGGWS
- a CDS encoding ATP-binding cassette domain-containing protein; the encoded protein is MMKDVLALEAENITVNLGGRKVLSSCSLRAKRGEFIGIIGPNGAGKSTLLKSVLGFIPREQGAVAMFGQPVSSLSAKEKARLAAYMQQSVQLTFGFTGLDVVMAGRYPHLRWWQSESKEDRRIALACMEFTGTACFKDTPVHQLSGGERQRVLMAKVLAQEAPLVLLDEPTASLDLVYQEEIFRYCQTLGQQGKSVLMVVHDLRLAAKFCSRLVLLRQGEILADGLPEEVLTSGNLESAYGLHSAVYWNQVTGNLDIHTYVSESQQASQKKIHILGGGGAAGELMRKLHEYGYVVTAGVLRQGDTDAAVADAFGIPYISLPPFHKIFPENWEENKRKSSQADVVVLANICYGMQNIKNLEIALHAQNLIVIEDTPFFERDFTEGEAWQLYQKVVQHPRSLVVSTEQFLKMAEADELLSFSSNMVGAGA
- a CDS encoding ABC transporter ATP-binding protein gives rise to the protein MSSYECAVELLDVSKEYDKKKVVNALSLCIPAGRVFGLLGPNGAGKTTVMKMIAGLTKPTEGVVRIFGHDRLQDAAAIKHLVGLVPQDNNLEKEFTVEEALLAYGRLFGLDGVKAHVAKTLHEFGLEEKRHFLVGVLSGGWARRVLLARALLTKPKLLLLDEPTVGLDPDVRQDLWDLLENLASQGTSMILTTHYMEEAERLCDEVAMMRNGRIVLQESTQKIREWGASQETSAEKTLESLFIKLAREGDA
- a CDS encoding ABC transporter permease, whose protein sequence is MGWYAVYQREMLLLWKKIGRWGYVFSSVIFPFIYLFSFGLGIGSRMDVVGGYLPFLAKGIMGVTVMLNAFQQTASSVSIGRLYLRTFHSVVLSPVKAWQVIFGLVLCGVTRGVLLGGLVFLVAWLAFDAGGINALAASGLIGGSFCFASMGVVTGLLVKNPDDVSMINNFFITPMTFFGGSFFPLQNLPPWLGTIAAVSPMGTLNTLLRAGSWQGEAAGALAMLLVLTAVFFVWSTWLYRRYSE
- a CDS encoding tetratricopeptide repeat protein, with product MWKKKVSFLVLLLFLSTFTLAWAEENGSGEEAGAVTAEQAKESPEAIKEYIEKGNAYVKSEQWQLAIEEYAKAIAGNESNAEAYEARGCSYMALKQYKDALMDYDKALTLEPGRLEARFRKSVCCYYTGDYELGLGDSEQVIALQPTHAGSYLIKAVCLQKLNRTPEAVETYKSLLKHVPADASESKEAIAMAKKMLKRLGAE